Proteins encoded together in one Lathamus discolor isolate bLatDis1 chromosome 3, bLatDis1.hap1, whole genome shotgun sequence window:
- the METTL21A gene encoding protein N-lysine methyltransferase METTL21A → MALVPYEEEAGWVARQLHSPSATYRFVSRTIRIKQDWRRLGVAAVVWDAAVVLCAYLEMGGIDLRDRSVIELGAGTGLLGIVATLLGAHVTITDRAAALEFLESNVEANLPSELRPRAVVKELTWGRDLDNFPSGAFDFILGADIVYLEETFAELLQTLEHLCSEQTVILLSCRIRYERDHRFLRMLRGRFSVSEVHYDSNKEVHIYKAQRGSRKDDF, encoded by the exons ATGGCCTTGGTGCCCTACGAGGAGGAAGCGGGCTGGGTGGCGCGGCAGCTGCACAGCCCTTCGGCCACCTACCGCTTCGTCAGCCGCACCATCCGCATCAAGCAGGACTGGCGGCGGCTCGGCGTGGCGGCCGTGGTCTGGGATGCG GCTGTTGTCCTGTGTGCTTATCTGGAGATGGGAGGCATTGATCTCAGGGATCGGTCTGTGATTGAGCtgggagctggaactggattGCTGGGAATAGTGGCCACGTTATTAG GTGCTCATGTCACCATCACAGACAGGGCGGCAGCACTGGAATTCCTGGAGTCAAATGTTGAGGCTAACTTACCTTCTGAACTACGTCCGAGAGCTGTGGTGAAGGAACTGACTTGGGGAAGAGACCTGGATAACTTCCCCTCAGGAGCATTTGACTTCATCCTGGGTGCAGACATCGTTTATCTGGAGGAAACTTTtgcggagctgctgcagacactGGAGCACTTGTGCTCAGAGCAAACTGTGATTCTTCTTTCCTGCCGCATCCGCTATGAACGGGATCACAGATTCTTGAGGATGCTGAGAGGCCGCTTCTCTGTATCTGAGGTCCACTACGATTCCAATAAGGAGGTTCATATCTACAAAGCACAGAGGGGTAGTCGCAAGGATGACTTTTGA